The DNA segment GCCTGGGGCCCCTGGAGCCCCTGCTCAGGAACCTGCCTTGGTGGAACTCAAGAACCTAAGGAGACACGAAGCCGCACATGTTCTGCACCAGCGCCTTCCCACCAGCCCCCTGGGAAGCCCTGCTCAGGACCAGCCTATGAGCATCGGGGCTGCACTGGCCTGCCACCCTGTCCAGGTATGTAGTGATGAGGTCAGTGGCACAGAGCTAGTGGAGCATTGGATTTCTGGCAAAGATACTGTGGCATTTAAAGGATTAGCATTCTTATACCATGTGATCACAAGCCCATCATTTGAAGACAATTTGCCTTGTGTTTAGATGTGTCAGAGAGGGAAGCTGGGGTGTATGCATGATTAAGGTGGCCGGTCATTTCGCTTTCTTTCCCATTCTAACAGTGGCTGGTGGATGGGGGCCATGGGGCCCTGTGAGTCCCTGCTCGGTAACCTGTGGCCTGGGCCAGACCCTAGAACGACGAACATGTGATCGCCCTGTACCCCGTCATGGGGGCCTCTTCTGTGCTGGTGATGCCACTCGGACCCACATCTGTAACACAGCCATGCCTTGCCCTGGTTAGCAACTCAGGAGGCACCATTCCCATTTCTAAGCCCCCTGCCCATCACTGctgaccacttcctgctgccaaAGCCTTGTTCCTGCCTCTGATCCTCCTCTTCCTACCCTCATGCCTTGATTCACCTCCCACATCTGTTCACTCTTACTCCCTCCCATAGCCTTCATTCCTTCCCCTGAGGCTCTTTACTGGCTCCAAATCCATTTACCTCTTGTCTCTACAGTAAATGGGGAGTGGGAGGCCTGGGGGAAATGGAGTCACTGCAGCCGTGTGAACATGAAGTCCATCAGCTGTGAAGAAATCCCGGGCCAGCAGTCACGCACAAGGAACTGTAGAGGCCGCAAGTTTAATGGACAGCGATGTCCTGGGGAAAACCATGATATTCGACACTGCTATGACATCCATAACTGTGTCTGTGAGTAACCCACAGACAGTACTGTAAGGGTGGGCAGCCATGCAGTAGCAATGCTAGGGATCCTATGTCCCTGAAATCTCTTTTTCCCATTAAGACCTCCAGTTTTGACTATGATATTCTGCCCCCACCCTCCACACTGCAGTGAAAGGTTCATGGTCACAGTGGAGTACCTGGGGtctctgcacaccaccatgtggACCCAACCCCACCCGTGTCCGCCAGCGCCTCTGCACACCTTTGCTTCCCAATTTCCCGTGAGTTGGGGGACATTGTATTCCTAGGAGGGGGTCTTGATGCTGAAGAATGAGAAGAGAATTGGTTACACTGAGCTTCACCACTGCATCAGAGGTGCCTGCCTTGCCAGTGCCATCTCCCAGTttagagaagaggagagaaagaatagGAAAGGCAGTTGGAGAAGACTTAATGGCCTCTGTGCTCCTTGGTTACTAATGCAGTCATTCAGCAGTGCTTCCATGCACACAGTCTTTCATGTGGCCTTCCCCACTGAACTCTTAGTTAGCGTACTTTGACTTACTAAGTCACCCATACCTCCATTCATCCGCTCCACATTTCACTGCCCTGAGGTACTCCAAGGCCTCTTTAGCAACAGTTGCAGATAAAAGAACCCATATCTATGGACAGAAGGGACCCAGATGAGATGAGCTATGATAGAATCCATATAAAAATGACAGGTAAGTGGCAATGAGACTATCACTACTCCCTGGGCCTAGAAAGCTAATCAGACCTTTTTGGGTAGATGAGGATTGGGAGAAGCATTCCTGACATCCAAATTGTGAGCAGAGTCCTGGGCAGAGCTGATTAGCCACCCTAGGTGTTTATTGGACACCACAGTGGCcccagaaataaaaagagaaaagctacCCATCCCTTCCTTACACCACAGAGGTCAAGATTTAGTGGCCCTTTTCacagctagtgagaagcctgtcACTGCGATAGGATCTCCCAGCTGTGGGTGTCACATTAGTTCCTCAAGAAGAGTTAGAGTCTATGTAGAGAAGAACCAATTGAGAGAATCTGGGTGAAAATTAATAGAGGGCTTGCCTACTAGAAGAAATAATCCTGTCAAAAATCTTCCTGAATATTTAAGGTTCCATTTGGATAAAGTTGGGAAaggtagagaaaagaaaagggagggaggaagagaagaaagaatgattTGGGATAAGGATTTAAGTTGAGtataaggagagaggagggtgtgGAAGTAAGAGTATTCCTATTACTGCCATTTTTTAGATGAGGGAAACAGGCACAGGAAgttatcttttctatttctttatcagAAATAGCCCAGTATCACAGTTAGACAGTGTTAGGTACACAGTGAGTTGttaatccaggtgtggtggtgcaaacctgtaATCCTAACTACTTGAAAGGCTGGAGCCAAATGACCACatgttcatgagttcaaggctagcctgggtaacatagtgagactctttaaataaatagaaagagagggGATAGATCAGTAGgaactaaaaaaagaagaagaagaagaagaatgctATGCTATGGGGTATGCTGGAGTATTTACCTAGTAAGTacaaggccctaagttcaatctcTAATACCACCAAAAAAGGTTTTGTTATGAGACTTGCTCATAATTCCcacatctgggaggctgaggcagggagatcattgagtttgagatcagactcaaaaaaaagttttttcaaTACATTGTTGCCTTCCCTGAGCTTTTCTCCATTGCTTCCCCAACAC comes from the Peromyscus maniculatus bairdii isolate BWxNUB_F1_BW_parent chromosome X, HU_Pman_BW_mat_3.1, whole genome shotgun sequence genome and includes:
- the Cfp gene encoding properdin isoform X2, encoding MRSPLANAKACLGEISVWKTAVSMLPMPSKSTLVVSVRHAEMGGWSEWAPWGPCSVTCSKGTQTRQRVCDHPAPKCGGHCPGEAQQSQACDTQKVCPTHGAWAAWGPWSPCSGTCLGGTQEPKETRSRTCSAPAPSHQPPGKPCSGPAYEHRGCTGLPPCPVAGGWGPWGPVSPCSVTCGLGQTLERRTCDRPVPRHGGLFCAGDATRTHICNTAMPCPVNGEWEAWGKWSHCSRVNMKSISCEEIPGQQSRTRNCRGRKFNGQRCPGENHDIRHCYDIHNCVLKGSWSQWSTWGLCTPPCGPNPTRVRQRLCTPLLPNFPPTVSMVEGQGEKNVTFWGTPRPLCEELQGQKLMVEEKRPCLHVPACKDPEEEKP